DNA sequence from the Neospora caninum Liverpool complete genome, chromosome VIIa genome:
ATACAGATGTGTACGTCTACAtggatatatacacacatagCCAaagatgtatatacatatatgtgtgcagATACAGGTGGTGGTATAGGCCGTATGAACGTGTGAGGGTTGTGTATTTGCAGTACAGACGTGGAGATATCAGTTTCGGATTCGTTgtttcgcgttctttctTATCGACCTGGAGGGAAAGGCTTCGCGGAAAAGTACATTCGCCCAACACATCATGCACCGGCACGCGGAAAACCGACAGGCAgccagagacgcgaagcgagacacagcgaggagacagagaaaccagGAGCGATGAAGCAGGCAGGCCAGGGCTCTCAGATTGAAAACACCTCGCGCATCCTTGTCCTCACGGAACTCAtgcctccctttctcgcggTTGACTCTAGCCTCACCCGTCCCTCCGTGTCCCGTCGGCATTCAAATCCCCACCGTGCTTGGCTCTGATTCTGCCTGGCCTTCGCatctgtcctctcttctcccctcccctttctcgcctctgtcctcACCTTTGGGGGCCGGAAACAGAGtgcaaaggcgagaaacacgttgccttgcgcatgcaggaatTCCGCGGTCGAGCTGCggccgaagaagccgagcTCCCCAGCCAGGCGCCTCACGACTTCTGCTCTCTGAACGAGGCCACGCGGCAAGCACTCTACTTACGAAATGGAAGGCAGTATCGAAATCGAAGCAACAGAATCACCGTTGACTGCTTATCGCCGTCAATGTACATAGCATTACATCCACAGACACGAAAGTGGTGAtgtgtcctctctccgttttccgccACGCAAGCGTACAACGCGCGTGTCCACAGCAGAGCATGTGCAATGTATCTAtccacaaatatatatatatatatatatgaatacatccgaatatatatatatatatatacctatgcatgcatactTAGATCTACGTATCTACGTCTAGATGTGTACGGATTTGTGCACATAGGTATACGCGTCCAGAGTCTCTTTCTGCAGCGCGAGGACCTATGTTGGTAGCAGTTGATGAAGCTTGAGTCTTTCCAACATGATACGAAATTCACCAGTCCTGCGAAGCGGCACCCCTTCGCGTGTTTAGGCCCTCCAGCTTGGAGTCTGAGGTGGTCAGATATTCTTTCGCTTCCCGCTTCCTCGGCTTACCTCCTCAAccgccgcatgcaggagtTGCAGGTATTTGTCGATAAACTGAGGGTCGTACGTGCGTCctgaaggcgaaaacggtGCGGAACACAGGGTTTTTCTCGAGTTTTCAGCTGCGATGAGGCAGGGCGCTCGACACACCAACGTTCCCTGGCACTATCCTCCCCATGCGACCCACCTACCGATCCGTCCCTCGCTAACGATATTCTTATTGATCTATACATGTATCCGCTACACAGAGCGCtacatctacatatgtatatgtatatctacctatatacCTCTTTATGTAgatctgtatctatctgtctatgCATCCACCTATACATCGATTCACGGGTTGCTGCATGCCTCTCCACTTCAAGATTCGATGGACGATATGCACAATCCGGACCacggaggggggggggggggcgaaaGAGATTTGCGACAGGCACTAGACGCACGAGAGCGGCAAACGTATATGTGTCCACAGGGTGTGACACGGCAGGGCCGAGCAGGtagggagaggcgcgaaggctGAGGGATGACGGGAGCACAAACCGCGCAAGAAGGAGAATTCACGCACCGGCGCCAAAGTCGATGAGCGCGACAGAGTCGGAGTCCGGGAGGTAGAAGAAGTTCGACGGATTCGGGTCCTGAAAATTGCAGAAACAAAAGCGGTTGAGGAACCCTCAGTCGGTCAGGCACGCCCGCGCCGTTGATCGAAGCGCCGCAGTTTTCCAGGTGCGCCCGAGGGGTCGGCCTCCAGAGAACGCGGACCAAAAAGTCGGGAAGAGCCCACCAAGTGCACGTGGTAGACTTCTCAGTGGACATCTGGTCCTTCGCTCAGATGTTTACGTGCTTGGTGCTGTGTTGAACAAAAAGATGCATCCTCAACAAAGGCTTTGAAGATCCCGAAAGCAGTAGTCCATCTCGTAGATACTCCCCAGAGAACGCGTAGAAGGAATCCTGTCTCCGAGATTACCACTCCCAGGGCGATGGTACTTTGCTGGGTTTCGAACGGGTCGCCTACTTGCGTGCGCCGCGTCTCGTAAagttttctccgtcttctctggtgATCGCTGCAGATGTAGACTTACGGTGTTCATGAGGCGGTAGAGGAAGATCTCTGCGAGAACCAGGCGAACAAGCCTCTCGGAAATGCTGTCTCGCACGTGCTGCGGAAAGAACACGGCAACACACGACGCAGAGGCAGAGGCACTGAACGCTCGCGAGGGACAGCAgctgagaggagacaggtcTTCGAAGCGATGTGGGTGGAGCGGTGTCCGTAGCCAAGATTGACAGGGCAGATCGGCTTGTATTCGGGCCCACCCGAACGGGAGAAACGCCGCCCGAGATCCGCCGCTCACCTGGGGCATTTGCTGGCCAACTTGCTCCAGAGAAAGCTGCGCAGAAGCacgaaacacacacaaagcCTCGTCGCTGCCAGTGCAGGCCAGGGGAATGGACATGTTTCTCTCGACCAGCGAAAAACGTATCACCAGCACTTCACCTGCCGAGTTGGGACATCCCAAACCATGCTTGCATGCATGAGTGCGTATCTCCGTGTGACGGAGGAGTCACGCTCACATAcagccatatatatatatatatatatatatacatacatacatacgcatACGCAAGTAGATTGAAAAGTATACGTTCCTCTGCTTATCCTTCTGCCTACACTGCATTCATGGATCCTGCGTGGCCACGCGTATAGAGATGCAGAATAATATCTATGTGAACAGAGAGGCTCCAGTTTATTTGTAGGGCCATAGGTGTCAACAgatcgagggagagacggattCATCTGTATGAGACGCCTGAGCATCTATACAAATCTGCTGGCCCCTGTGgccatacacacacatacatttATGTGTTACGCACACAACTATCTGTCTGTGTTCCCACGTGGGTACGAAAAAAAAATTGACATTTAGTCAACcagccgtcttcttcgtcgtaCCCCCCGGATGAACTCTGTCACGAGGATCCTCTTGGTGGAGCAGTCAGGAAAGACCCGAGGGACGTAGAACGCATGCGCAAAGTCGCGGTGAAGGAGCTCTCTGAGCGCACCAGCAGAACAGCGGCAAAACCGGAAGTCCtggtttttccttttctgatGTCTCGCAGCACCTCTGCCTCacttcgtctctctcactctGGTCTTCTGCTCTCACGCGTGCCCTCCCAGGAAATGGCTACATCTCCGGTGCGGCAGCCTCGACCCCTGGAGCCTTCGTTTCCCAACTCGGCGACGCCCTCCCCCGTGCGCCACTCGCTTTCGCATTTGGCAACTccctcgcgtgtctcttgtctctcgttttgcgGGGTACCGGAAGTGTCTGTAGAAGGCCAACTCGTTGCCGTAGTCGCACTCCGCAAGCAGCTCCGCTCTCATCTCGTCGCAGAGAAcgtcgaggaagagcgagcgaggaagcaaacgcgTCCACTGCACCAAAGCTTTCAGGTTCCTCAAGTCCGACGCGATTGACGAGGCGACACCTGAGAAAAACCTCCGATGCCGCTATACGCCATTCACCGAGGCATCTCTCATCCACAACGCTGTGGAGACACAACGAGCTCTCGAGACCTCTGTCCTCCGGGCGTTTTTAGGCTGGCAGCGGCGCACAGTGAATGCCTGCCTCTGAACACTCCTACCAAGTTGTGAGTAGCAGGCAGATGTGTAAACATTCAAACATagacatacacatacacagaaAACCTACACACATCtaatctatatatatatatatatatataaatcaATGGATATATAGAGAACGTTGAGTTGGATAGGTGTGTGTTGCTGTTCAGTCATTTGGGTAGCCTTGAATTGGAAACTGCGCGTGACGAGGCTGAAGCGAGGCATGGAAACTGCGGGGCCTGAGAGGCGTGTCTTACCTGGAAACTGAACTTTGACAGCCACTTCTTGGCCGTCACGGAGTGTGGCGCGGTGGACCTAGCGGGAAGACAGACAGGAGAGTCAGTGAACGAACAGCCCTGCAAGCAACCTATTCTCTTCGCaacacagatgcatgcaattTCCGTTTCAGTAACCCAGATGCCTTCCAGAGCTTGACGCGGCTAACGCGTGGCATGCGACCAGGCGTTTTGAGCACGTTGAAGCAGCAGGTTGACTACTCGCATGCATCCTTCGCAAATCCCCCGTTGGCGCGCCGCTGCATACGGGCGAGCACCTTTTTAGTTCGCTACACGCCCGCTTCCATTCGTGAAACCATCCACGCGGCCACCACGCTTGCGTCGCCTAGGATCGAATGCATCGAAGGCGAAGCCACAAAACGACAGAAGCAGTGCACAAATGCACTAGGGAAAGGATCCAGCTGTGTATGTCCTGacacatatacagatatacatatacatttCAAGTAGAcaaacggagaagcgagagacagacgatGCAGATCAGGCCATCAACGGCGGATGCGAACGGAAGACGCCCCTTGGCGCCGGTTCAAACCTGGCATTTGGCGTTCTCCACTGTCTCGAAAAGAAATCATTatttgcctttctcctcacCTGTCCGATAGACGCCGCAGCGAAGGGACGGAGCGAAAAGGCAGCAAAATGATCTTGCCAATTGGCGCCTAGCTCTTCCCGGAGCGTCTGCGtgagcgcatgcaaacgaaAACGTTCTGCGGAGTGCTCGGACCGAAACAGACCGGCGAGACGACCTCGCTGGAAGCGGGGAGCGAGAGCGTTATGAGACGTCGGtgagacgcacagagaacAGATCGAGTCCTTCCATCAAAACAAAGACATACTGGGACACATAACGGGAAAGGAGCGACAAGCATCTGCGACAAGGAAGCGAGGGGACACGAGACAGGAGTGcactggagagacgccgtgGAATCCGTTCCCAGCCGCGGAAAGGCCACAAAAGAGGGACACGACCCCCTGCTGGGGGCTCGACGACATGCGGAAATGCAACAGCTCACCTGGAGCAGTTGTTTCTCAGGCATAATATCTGCGCTGTCCCTGTAGGCGGCATGGACAGGGACAACAGAGACAGATGAAGACTGCAGACcccacatgcacatgcgGCGTGAGCATGCCACTGCATCGCTTGtcgctcgccttcgtcctcttgcCTGCctgctctccctcgtttccgttttgAGCCGAGACCGCACAAGGCGTGGACAAGCATTTGACGCGGGCATACCGAGAAACAAAAAGCGAAACGAGGTTGCCACAAGACCACAAGCAATCCCACACACGTGGGCGCTCGAGAGCTGTACACCTCAAATCGGACAGAGAGATTATAGCGGCGAGGATACTGCATGCGACTCCAGCTTTGAGATACAGACTGAGAGGACCTGGGAGGCAAGGAAGGCCAAGAGGCGCGAACAGGCACCGGCACACGCGACGGCGAGTGCCTCCACAGAACGCGACGGAAACGGAGCGGCTGCTCGACTGCAAGtgggtgcatgcgctgacGGCGAACACAAAAGTGAGACAGAAGCcagaggcggaaacgaaTCCTAGCACTGTTTCCTacctcgttttcttcagcGCTTCCGTCAGAACGGGAGGCAGGGAACCCTCAATCATGCTGCGAGCACGCATGCACTGACCGGCAGGAAGGATATCGATTTTCCCGCTTTGTCCCCGCGCTCGACAACGACATATGTAGATACTCGCACAGATGTACACAGGTGGTTTTGGCGCAGAGACGTATCTCTACGCATTAATGAAGAAATAAATGTCATAATCTGCTCCTCGTTGTTCGGGTAAGGGGCCGTAGGTAGCGGCCTCTGGTGCGAAAGTTGAATCGCGTGAGACGTTCGATGAAAAACGCGGTTTCTGGTTATGCCGGATCAGATCACGCGACGGCAGATTCGGCAGCTTATCCTGCGACACGTTTCCGGTCCAACGGCATGAGTCGCCGACAAGTCCCTCACCGCGAAGACAAGACGCTCAAGCAAAAGGTTCAAACGTGCAGCCACACTGGGCACCACGTGGCCAAGAGAGTCACAGAGAACAAACCATAGCCCTTAGCCAGCACTCCGGTTCGCAGCAAAAGGATGATCGACACCAGCTTCACAATGTAGAACCTGGACAGGTTTCCTTCATCTGGTCAGTCTAGAATGTACATGTTTCAATCGGAAACGTGCAGCCTAGATACGCAGACTCGGCCACCTGTTTCGCTCCACTGCAAAACAAATCGGTCCCTCCGCCCGTCCCTTCCGCCGACAGGCCGAGTCTCCCCAGACGGCCTGGCTCCTCCGCTTTTGGCAACTGGGTGTCGAAAGAAAGCCTCCCGGATTACCTTACCTGACCATCTGCATGAGTTTCAGAGCCGCACCTCGCATGCGGCACATTCGGTCTGAGAGAAGCGTCGCCACCCGCTCATCGTTCAGAATCTGGTCAATGACGCCGACTCCACTGACGCTCACGGGGAGTTGCTCTTGGCTTCCGTGTCTCGCTGTttgagaggcggaagagggtCCGCGGCCACGCGTGGTTCCTACCGGGGCTTGGCTCGTCTCCTGGTCAAGACGTGACCGGCCTCGTTGCCCCGAGCCCCATCTTCCGTCCGGTCTCGCTCCCTGTCCtccggaagagaaaggcgcgtgTTGGGGCGACCTACGGACCGCTGCGTCGTGTTCGATTGTCCGGcactcgctgtctctggggCTGTCTCCCCCCAAGTGTCTTTCGCAGCATCTCTTTTGTTGACCTTCGCTTGCCACCGCCACGGCGACATTTGCGTCGCCGCAGTCTCCAGCAGAGGTGATAGGCGTCGCCTGTGTAGGGCTCACAGTCTGTGAGGCGTCGCCGGCCGCTCGCCCTTCGCTCGCTTTTCGAGAAAACCAAAGCCGAAGCCGCTGGAAAAAGGTCCGCACCGCCGGaacagaggcgacagacacCAGTTGAAGaaggacagaggaaaaagctAAAAACCGCCACACGGGAGTCGAGGGGAGCGAGCGCTCGCGGAGGAcagtctcccttttctcttgcgcCTGAGCAGTTGTGGGCCGCCCGAGTGAAGACGAAGCACCTGGCGCACGAGAATCAGGCCTCGCAGAAGCAAgagcagaaacggaggagagcgaaggcgacggagaaggcgccgacagTGGAGAGTGGCAGGGAGGACAGCCAGgggacgagcgagacgaagacgattCCAGACAGGTCACAGCCGACGCACcaggggaagacggagacatgAGGTCCGACTCCTCACATGTATCCAAACGTGCTTGCTTCCAAGAAAGGAGCTGTCCCTCGAGCTCCTGAATGCGGCGCATTTGCGTGTTTATCAAGCGCTCGTGCTGTTCGAGCCGCTTGGATAGAACCTCCAGAATGCGATCGTGTCCTTCGAATGCTGGCGATTGGCCTTCGCCGAAAAGGAGTGACGCCTGTTGCTTTGTTTCTCTATACGCCGGGGCCTCTCCTGAAGAGATCAAAGGCCTCGGCGGATCCACGCCGCCTGCTGGTTTGTTGCCTCCCACATCTTCGGCCGATGCCTCGCCGCCACGAACAGCGGCGGTGAGGGGCCTCGCCTTGGGCGCCACGGGCGCGATTGGTCCGGAGCCGGCCGCGCGCGGGCTCGGGAACGGGGacgcaggcagagacggcggaacGTACAGGGACGCCTGGAAGGCGGAGGAGCTACTCGTCGCTGGCCGATACGCGTTCTGGGCAGATAATGCATTACGTAAGCTTTCCATTACGTATGTGCTGGCGCCACCAAACGACCGGACCACGCCTCCGGTCGCGTTCCACACTTCAAGACGCCTTCAGAGAAACATTCGATGTGAGGGTAGTGTGAAAAGGGTCTGTGGAAACACGCGTGCGCACTAAGAATGACCTGGAACACATAGATGCACGCACACTGACCCTCACACACCAACTCCGCACACAAGCTCGTCGCCACTTGAGATGAAACGGCATACAAATATGGGCATATACAAATCGACCGGGACACAGATGCGACAGCTAGGGGCATCCAGACCATGTGTACACCCGATTGCAGTCCTAAGCACGTTCTGTTGACTGCTGGTAAGACGCGCCAGCAGATGCCTATGCCAGTGTGTCTAGGCGCTAATACGGTCGTTGTCGCTTCTTGTCTAacctcttcctgttcttgtCGTTTTCGCCGGGCTTTGTACAGCTCAGGGTGGAACGCGTGCCACTCTAGGGGTTTCAGCACCAGCGCCGTGACAGTGTCTTGTAACGCGCGCCTCAGAGGTTCGCTCTCCGACTCGAGCGCACTCCACAGGCGGCCAGCCACCAGCTCGAGGAGTGCGAGACGAAAATCTTTTTCGCCCCGTTTTCTGTAACTTCTTTGGCCCCGCGCGAaagcgcctctcctctctccttcctctcgttcctttttccgcttcgtttcctccttcgTGTCTTGTGCTGGAGAGAATGAGGAAGGAAGATGCATTTTCCCTGCTTCCGCACTAAGACGTagaagagaggcaacgaCGCTCCCTGGAACCGCGTCTGGCAACGACATACACAGGTGCATTGCTTTTTGTGGCAGTTCGTTAGTTGCTGCTAAAGAAAAGAGAATGCCGGCAGCGTGGGAAGCTGCAGCCAACGGTTGACGCAAACTTTCAGGCGTCACACTGGACAGCAAGGGAAGGCTGGCAGAGGGGCCAAGggcaggagacaaaaaggagagagaaggaagagagagggggcgAGAGGCCGCTAAAGGAAAGTGCGACGAGGGAGATGCGCCTGGACGGGGAGtgggagaagccgaaggcgagggaggtGGAGGGAAACTGTCGTTAGAAGCActcgacgaggcagaaggcgaagccggCGAAAAGGGAAcccgagaagaggagcgaagtGGCGGGGAAAACGCCACCGCATAATCACCCAAACTGGTGTCTCGGTTTGTTTGTCCAGCAGATGTTGACGACGCAGTCCAGCGTATGCGTGCGTCCAGTAAGTCTGCTTTTGCCGGCCGCCCGAACGTGTGCGCCGTGGCTGGGATCTCACGAGAACCTTCTTTCACAGCCTCAGCCTCTTTGCTTCGCTGTGCAGCCTCGAAGTCAGCGCCGC
Encoded proteins:
- a CDS encoding putative ABC1 domain-containing protein, with protein sequence MESLRNALSAQNAYRPATSSSSAFQASLYVPPSLPASPFPSPRAAGSGPIAPVAPKARPLTAAVRGGEASAEDVGGNKPAGGVDPPRPLISSGEAPAYRETKQQASLLFGEGQSPAFEGHDRILEVLSKRLEQHERLINTQMRRIQELEGQLLSWKQARLDTCEESDLMSPSSPGASAVTCLESSSSRSSPGCPPCHSPLSAPSPSPSLSSVSALASARPDSRAPGASSSLGRPTTAQAQEKRETVLRERSLPSTPVWRFLAFSSVLLQLVSVASVPAVRTFFQRLRLWFSRKASEGRAAGDASQTVSPTQATPITSAGDCGDANVAVAVASEGQQKRCCERHLGGDSPRDSECRTIEHDAAVRRSPQHAPFSSGGQGARPDGRWGSGQRGRSRLDQETSQAPVGTTRGRGPSSASQTARHGSQEQLPVSVSGVGVIDQILNDERVATLLSDRMCRMRGAALKLMQMVSMIEGSLPPVLTEALKKTRDSADIMPEKQLLQTLREELGANWQDHFAAFSLRPFAAASIGQVHRATLRDGQEVAVKVQFPGVASSIASDLRNLKALVQWTRLLPRSLFLDVLCDEMRAELLAECDYGNELAFYRHFRELLHRDFAHAFYVPRVFPDCSTKRILVTEFIRGLSLEQVGQQMPQHVRDSISERLVRLVLAEIFLYRLMNTDPNPSNFFYLPDSDSVALIDFGAGRTYDPQFIDKYLQLLHAAVEERAEVVRRLAGELGFFGRSSTAEFLHAQGNVFLAFALCFRPPKVFAETVTAYRAPDGGPFRPAASLDTEKA